The nucleotide sequence GCGTTCCTGGGCCGGCTCCGCCGCGGCCCGGTCGTCACTCCGGTCCGCGTGGAGAGCTGGAACGACGTCGTGGGCACCTTCGGGCCGCCGGAGGGCGCCTTCGCCACCCCGTACGCACTGCGCGGCTTCTTCGAGAACGGCGGCCGCACCGCCTGGGTGCTCCGCGTGTCCGGGCCGGCCACCACGGCCCGGACAGCGTGGACGGTCGGGCCGCTGAGCGGCTGGGACACCACGCGCTACCAGGTGGTCGCCACCAGCCCGGGCGCCTGGGCCAACGGCGGGCGCGTCGCCATCCGTTACCAGGCCAGCACCGTCGCCGGTCCGCCCACCGTGGGCGTACGGGTCATGATGCCCGGCGAGCCGCCCGAGACCTTCCCCGGACTGCCGCCGGCCGGCCTGGCCGACCGGCTGATCGCGTCCCGCTACATCCGGCTGGTCCCGGACGGGCCACCACCGCCACCGGGGCGGCCCGGCCCGATCTCGATGTCCTGGGACCTGACGCTCGCGGGCGGCGCCGACGCGGCGCCCACCCCCGGCGCGTACACGGACGCCGTGGCGGTACAGGCCGAACTGCCGGAACCGGCGCTGGTGGCGCTGCCGGACCTGGGCGCGGACTTATCCGGCGCCGCGCACACCGACGCGGTACTCGAACTGCTGCGGAGCGTACAGCCGTTGCACGACCGCCTCGCCGTGCTGGACGTGCCGCCCGGGCTGTCCTCCGTGGACCAGGTGGTCGACTGGGTGGGCGCCCTGGCGGCCACCGGCGACAGCGGGCTGCTCGGCTGCGCCGCCGTCTACCACCCGCCGCTGCGCACCCCCGACGGGCAGGACGTGCGCACCGTCCCGGCCTCCGGCCACGTCCTGGGCGTCATCGCCCGCCTCGACGGCGAGCGCGGGGCGCACCACACGCCCGCGGGCGCCGTGATCCTGGAGGCGGTCGACCTCGCCGCCGAATACCCCGAGCCGCAGCAGGTCCGGCTGTTCGACGCGGGCCTCGACCTGATCCGCTGCACCCGCGGGCGAGGGCTGGTGGTGTGGGGCGGGCGCACCCTGTCCGCCGACCCGAGCACCCGCTACATCGCCCACCGCCGACTGGTGCATCTGCTGGTGCGCGCGATCCGGCGGGCGGCGAGCCCGCTGGTGTTCGACGTCAACTCGGCCGAGCTGCGGCTGACGTTGGTACGCGCGCTGACCTCCGTGCTCCTCTCGGCCTACCGAGCCGGGGCGCTCGTCGGCGCCCGGCCCGAGCAGGCGTTCCGGGTGGTGTGCGACGACACGAACAACCCGCCCGAGCAGGACCCGGGGCAACTGGTCTGCGAGATCGAGGTCGCCCCGGCCGTCCCCATGGAGTTCATCCGGCTGCGTCTCGTACTCGGCCAGGACCGAGGTCTGGAGGTGATCGAGGCGTGAGCCTGGATCCGCTGCCGAAATACCGATTCCTGGTCACCCTCGACCCCGGCGACGCGTATCTGCCGGCCGCGCAGGCGCTGCTGCTGCCCCTGGCCGCCTCCGGCGCGTTCCAGGAGGTCACCGGGCTCGGCGCACAGCTCGAGGTGACGAGCTACGCGGAGGGCGGACGCAACGACTCGGTCCACCAACTGCCGCTGCGCCACTCATGGAACCGGATCACGCTCAAGCGCGGGGTGGTGCGCGACCCGGGGCTTTGGTCCTGGTACCAGGCCGGGCTCGCCGACTCGCTGGGCGCCCGCCGCGACGGCGCGGTGATCGTGCTCGGCCCGGACGGGGTGCCCGGCGCGGCGTGGGCCTTCCACGGTGGACTCGCCGCCAAGTGGACCGGCCCGGACCTGCACGCGGAACAGAACGCGATCGCCATCGAGTCGCTGGAGATCGCGCACGAGGGGCTGACGAAGGTCCTGCAGGACGCCGCGGCGAGCGCCTTGCCGCGCCTGATCCAAGGGAGGTGACCGACGTGCCGAAGGTGACCATTCACCATCTCGAGGTCCGGTTCCAGGTCGACGGCGACGACGGCGCCGTGTTCACCCGCCTGTTCAACAAGCACATCCAGGCGTGGGCGAAGTTGTACGAGGACCAGTGCGCGCGCGCCCAACACACCCGGGGCGAACGCAGCTTCGGCGACGGGGAGGTGCACCTGTGAGCGTCGCACGCGCGGCCGCCGGGCCGCAGGCAGCGACGAAAGCCGCACCTCTGCGCCGCGCGGGCGGAGAAGCGAACGAGGAGGCGCCGTGAGTGTGACGCCCGTGTCCTTCGCCCGGCAGGGCTCCGCCAAGGCCCGGCTGGAGATCGTCCGGCCGGTGATCGCCGACGAGCGGCAGCGGCGGATCCCGCTCCGGTTCAACCCCACCGACTACAAGCTGAGCAAGAGCAACACCTTCGCCGAGATCACCATCCCCGGCCTGGAGACACCGCCCCTGCAGTACGTCCGCGGCGGCACGGAGACCCTCACCGTGCAGGCGCTGGTGGACACCTCCGACACCCTGGAGAACGTACGGAAGCTCTACGTCAACGCGGTGCGCAATCTGCTGCGGCCCGACAGCCGCGAACACGCCCCGCCGGTCGTCCGGTTCGTCTGGGACGAAGAGGTCTTCACCGGCGTCGTGGAGAAGCTGGACGTCAACTACCAGCTTTTCCGGCCGGACGGTGTGCCGCTGCGGGCCATGCTGGACCTCTCGCTCAAGGAGTTCCGCACGGCCGCCGTGCAGGTGGCCGAGACACCGCGCTCGTCCCCCACGGTGGAGAAGAGCTATGTGGTGCGCCGCGGCGACACGCTCAGCTCCATCTCCGCCGCGCTGTACCGGCGGCCCGACGCCTGGCGGGAGCTGGCCCGCGCCAATGGCATCAGCGACCCGCGGGAGCTGCGGCCGGGCCGTGTGCTGACCGTGCCCCGGCTGCCGTGAGGAGCGCCCGATGAGCACCCCCACACCCGAGGTCGCGTCGCCCGACCGGTACGCGCCCGAGTTCGATGTGCGCATCGAGGGCCTGGAGATGGACCCGTCCACCAAGAACGACATCATCGACATCAAGGTGAACCGGGACATCGACGAGATGTCCGGGTTCGACCTCACCCTGAACAACTGGGACGACGCCAATCTGCGCTTCAAGCACAGCGATTCGCCGCGCTTCCGGCTCGGCGGCCGGGTCTCGGTGCGGCTCGGCTACGCCGACAAGCTGCTCACCGTCGCCACCGGCACCATCTCCACGCTCAGCCCGAAGTTCACCGACGGCGCGTCGCCCACCGTCCAGGTCAGCGGGGTGGACGGGCTGCTGCGGCTCAAGGACCGCAAGCCCACCGAGAACGAGACCAAGATCTACCGCAATCTGCCCGACTGGCGGATCGCCGAGCAGATCGCCCAGCGCAACCATCTGCGCATCGAGGTCACCAGGGAAGGGCCCACCCACGACCGGGTGGTGCAGAAGAATCAGGACGACGCGACGTTCCTGCTGGAGCGGGCCAAGCGGCTCGACTTCGACTGCTACATCCTCCCCGACGCGACGACCGGCGAGGACACGCTGTACTTCATCAAGCCGACCGACGGCCGCGACGGCCGCCCGATCCGGCTGTACCGGCTGGCGTACGCGCCGGGGCTGAGCACCGGCCCCACCGGCCGGCCCGCTGGGCTGATCCCCAACCTGATCGAGTTCACCCCCACCCTGACCGTCTCCCAGCAGGTCAGCAAGGTCACCGTGCGCGGCTGGGACCCCCGTACCAAACAGCCGATCGCGTTCACCGCGACCGCCGAGAACCTTCCCGCCGGGCAGAACACGGCCGATGGGCAGAGCGGCCCGCAGGCCGCCGAATCCACCCTGCAGGGCCGCCAGGAGGTCGTGGTCGACGCGCCCGTCGGCAGCGATCAGGAGGCCCGCGAACTGG is from Streptomyces hygroscopicus and encodes:
- a CDS encoding tail protein; protein product: MAGEALPGVSLAFAPRDSDTEPLRTDVAAFLGRLRRGPVVTPVRVESWNDVVGTFGPPEGAFATPYALRGFFENGGRTAWVLRVSGPATTARTAWTVGPLSGWDTTRYQVVATSPGAWANGGRVAIRYQASTVAGPPTVGVRVMMPGEPPETFPGLPPAGLADRLIASRYIRLVPDGPPPPPGRPGPISMSWDLTLAGGADAAPTPGAYTDAVAVQAELPEPALVALPDLGADLSGAAHTDAVLELLRSVQPLHDRLAVLDVPPGLSSVDQVVDWVGALAATGDSGLLGCAAVYHPPLRTPDGQDVRTVPASGHVLGVIARLDGERGAHHTPAGAVILEAVDLAAEYPEPQQVRLFDAGLDLIRCTRGRGLVVWGGRTLSADPSTRYIAHRRLVHLLVRAIRRAASPLVFDVNSAELRLTLVRALTSVLLSAYRAGALVGARPEQAFRVVCDDTNNPPEQDPGQLVCEIEVAPAVPMEFIRLRLVLGQDRGLEVIEA
- a CDS encoding phage tail protein, which translates into the protein MSLDPLPKYRFLVTLDPGDAYLPAAQALLLPLAASGAFQEVTGLGAQLEVTSYAEGGRNDSVHQLPLRHSWNRITLKRGVVRDPGLWSWYQAGLADSLGARRDGAVIVLGPDGVPGAAWAFHGGLAAKWTGPDLHAEQNAIAIESLEIAHEGLTKVLQDAAASALPRLIQGR
- a CDS encoding peptidoglycan-binding protein; the encoded protein is MSVTPVSFARQGSAKARLEIVRPVIADERQRRIPLRFNPTDYKLSKSNTFAEITIPGLETPPLQYVRGGTETLTVQALVDTSDTLENVRKLYVNAVRNLLRPDSREHAPPVVRFVWDEEVFTGVVEKLDVNYQLFRPDGVPLRAMLDLSLKEFRTAAVQVAETPRSSPTVEKSYVVRRGDTLSSISAALYRRPDAWRELARANGISDPRELRPGRVLTVPRLP
- a CDS encoding type IV secretion protein Rhs, which gives rise to MSTPTPEVASPDRYAPEFDVRIEGLEMDPSTKNDIIDIKVNRDIDEMSGFDLTLNNWDDANLRFKHSDSPRFRLGGRVSVRLGYADKLLTVATGTISTLSPKFTDGASPTVQVSGVDGLLRLKDRKPTENETKIYRNLPDWRIAEQIAQRNHLRIEVTREGPTHDRVVQKNQDDATFLLERAKRLDFDCYILPDATTGEDTLYFIKPTDGRDGRPIRLYRLAYAPGLSTGPTGRPAGLIPNLIEFTPTLTVSQQVSKVTVRGWDPRTKQPIAFTATAENLPAGQNTADGQSGPQAAESTLQGRQEVVVDAPVGSDQEARELAISLLRERAYEFITATGKVAGLPELRPGDNLEIYGLGRRFSGTYFVKRVEHTLGTGGFFTQFTARRIHQGDQ